A DNA window from Gillisia sp. Hel1_33_143 contains the following coding sequences:
- the gldB gene encoding gliding motility lipoprotein GldB translates to MFRKTFLVLTLFLVFACNEDSKQREEIDKINIEFKVERFDQKFANAEPEDLPQLKRDYPFLFPAQYPDSVWVNKMQDSIQLELNTEVTAAFKDFSKEEDELKTLFQHIKYYFPSFKAPTVITVTSDVDYRNKVLLTPDFLFIALDTYLGKDHQFYMGIQEYLKKNFERAQILPDVASQYAERYVPQPQKKNFLATMLYYGKLLYLKDRWLPDTPDFEKIGYTEEELKWADANEEQIWRYFVDKELIFDSDTKLYSRFLYPAPFSKFYLELDNESPAMLGQYIGWHIIRDYMDKNDVSLQEMLDTDAETIFNKAKYKPKK, encoded by the coding sequence ATGTTTAGAAAAACTTTTTTGGTGCTAACACTGTTCTTAGTCTTTGCTTGTAATGAAGACTCCAAACAAAGGGAGGAAATAGATAAAATTAATATAGAATTCAAAGTAGAAAGATTTGACCAAAAGTTTGCTAACGCCGAGCCTGAAGATCTTCCTCAATTAAAACGTGATTATCCATTCTTATTTCCTGCACAGTATCCAGATAGTGTATGGGTAAATAAGATGCAAGATTCCATTCAATTAGAATTAAATACAGAAGTAACTGCTGCTTTTAAAGATTTCTCTAAAGAAGAGGATGAGCTAAAAACATTATTTCAACATATTAAATATTACTTCCCATCGTTTAAGGCACCAACTGTTATAACTGTTACTTCAGATGTAGATTATAGAAATAAGGTCTTACTAACACCAGATTTTCTATTTATAGCATTGGATACCTATTTAGGAAAGGACCATCAATTTTATATGGGAATACAAGAATATTTAAAAAAGAACTTTGAAAGAGCGCAAATTCTACCAGACGTTGCATCACAATATGCAGAGAGATATGTGCCACAACCACAAAAAAAGAACTTTTTGGCTACCATGCTCTATTATGGAAAGCTATTATACTTAAAAGACAGATGGTTGCCAGATACCCCAGATTTTGAAAAAATAGGATATACCGAAGAAGAATTGAAATGGGCAGATGCTAACGAGGAACAGATATGGAGATACTTTGTAGATAAAGAACTGATTTTTGATTCTGATACAAAGCTGTATAGCAGATTTTTGTATCCGGCACCTTTCTCAAAATTTTATCTGGAATTAGATAATGAATCTCCAGCAATGCTTGGCCAGTACATTGGTTGGCATATTATAAGAGATTATATGGATAAGAACGATGTAAGTTTACAGGAGATGTTAGACACAGATGCTGAAACAATCTTTAATAAAGCAAAATATAAACCGAAGAAATAA
- the gldC gene encoding gliding motility protein GldC, translating to MSEYKKSEINIEVILDENRVPEELYWSAQDGDIYKEEAKAMLLSMWDSKQQETLRVDLWTKDMPVDEMKKFFHQTLVAMSDTFNRATQDEKMTATMKDFCDYFAEKMELKK from the coding sequence ATGTCAGAATATAAAAAATCAGAAATAAACATTGAAGTGATATTGGACGAGAATCGTGTTCCGGAAGAACTTTATTGGAGTGCCCAAGATGGCGATATTTATAAAGAAGAGGCAAAGGCTATGTTACTTTCTATGTGGGATAGCAAACAGCAAGAAACATTAAGAGTAGATCTTTGGACAAAAGATATGCCGGTAGATGAAATGAAAAAGTTCTTTCACCAAACTCTTGTAGCTATGAGCGATACTTTTAATCGTGCAACTCAGGATGAGAAAATGACAGCTACTATGAAAGATTTCTGTGATTACTTTGCAGAAAAAATGGAACTAAAAAAGTAG
- a CDS encoding RNA polymerase sigma factor: MDIENLIRRCKEHDKVAQENLYRSFSPKFFVICLKYSSSYEQAKDSLHDGFIKIYQNISSYKGNGSFEGWMTRIMINNALKEYQGKSIFVKIEDNLIPNEEISLEIEEEALSFEYLMTLIQGLPDQYRLVFCLYALDGYSHKEISDILKISVGTSKSNLARARLKLKETIISYKLNKMAREL; encoded by the coding sequence TTGGATATTGAGAATTTAATAAGGAGATGCAAAGAGCATGACAAAGTAGCTCAAGAAAATCTCTATAGATCATTTTCTCCCAAATTCTTTGTGATATGCCTAAAATATTCCAGCAGCTATGAGCAAGCTAAAGATAGTCTACACGATGGTTTTATAAAGATATATCAGAACATTTCGTCCTATAAAGGCAACGGTAGTTTTGAAGGCTGGATGACAAGAATAATGATCAATAACGCCCTGAAGGAATATCAAGGTAAATCGATCTTTGTGAAAATTGAAGATAATTTAATTCCAAATGAAGAGATATCATTAGAAATTGAAGAGGAAGCACTGTCTTTTGAATATCTAATGACATTAATTCAGGGTCTTCCAGATCAATACAGATTGGTATTCTGCTTATACGCGCTAGATGGATATTCTCATAAAGAAATTTCTGACATTCTAAAGATCTCTGTAGGAACCTCCAAATCTAATTTAGCACGCGCAAGGCTAAAGTTAAAGGAAACTATTATTTCATATAAATTAAATAAAATGGCGAGAGAGTTATGA